The window CCAATGCCGTGACTGCGCGGCCCGCTTGCCGGGCGTGAACCGCAGGCCCGCTTCCCTCGAATACCTACATCGAACGGCAAGGCCGCCTGCGCGGCCTTTTCTCGACAGGGACAACACGTGATGAAAACACCAATCTTGGTGCTGGCCATGGCGGCGGCGACGCTAGCCGGCTGCACCAGTACGACAGTACGGGACAGCCTGGGCATCCAGGATCCCACCGTGCTGAAAAGGGGGCTGGGCGCCGAGCAGAGCGTCAACGCCGGCGCGGTCACCGATCATTGGGTGGCCGCCTACGGCGCCGTCGGCAAGCCTGCCGAAGCGCTTGCCAATGCCGCCCAGCGCTTCGAAGCGCTGCCGGACGAGGCCAGGGGCAGCTACTTCGCGGCCAAGGGCCGCTGCTGGGTCGAGGCCGGCAAGGCCGAACTGGCGGCCAGCAACCGCTGGGGCTTCGTGGAAGAAAGCATCGGCGAAGCCGCGCGCCAGCTCGCCATGGTGGAAGGCCGCGAGCCGCTGTCGGCCGCCAACCAGGAACTGCGGACCAGTTCCGTCGTGCGGCCCGACCTGTGGCAGGCCATCAACGGCTACAAGGCCGACCCCCGCATCAACGCCTGCCCGACACTGCAGCCGGAGCTCGCCTGCGCCGAGGTCAAGTTGATCCACGCCGGGCATGACGCCTGGGCACGCAATTTCACCAGCGCCAAGCAGCGTGCCGACGACGTTGCGCAAGGGCTCGCCAAGG of the Cupriavidus malaysiensis genome contains:
- a CDS encoding OmpA family protein, translated to MKTPILVLAMAAATLAGCTSTTVRDSLGIQDPTVLKRGLGAEQSVNAGAVTDHWVAAYGAVGKPAEALANAAQRFEALPDEARGSYFAAKGRCWVEAGKAELAASNRWGFVEESIGEAARQLAMVEGREPLSAANQELRTSSVVRPDLWQAINGYKADPRINACPTLQPELACAEVKLIHAGHDAWARNFTSAKQRADDVAQGLAKVAAGIEACKPPAPPPVAVVPPKITLQADATFGFDEGDESGLLAAGRSTLDKLATDLRGNQDVTRIDMIGYTDRIGSAAYNQRLSVQRAETVKRYLEQRGVGVPINARGAGAGNPLVSCEQRNRTALIQCLAPNRRVEMFIRKD